The following proteins come from a genomic window of Pseudomonas sp. MAG733B:
- the rne gene encoding ribonuclease E: MKRMLINATQPEELRVALVDGQRLYDLDIESGAREQKKANIYKGRITRIEPSLEAAFVDFGSERHGFLPLKEISREYFKKAPEGRVNIKDVLSEGQEVIVQVEKEERGNKGAALTTFISLAGRYLVLMPNNPRAGGISRRIEGEERNELREALNGLVAPADMGLIVRTAGLGRSSEEMQWDLDYLLQLWTAIKEASLDRAAPFLIYQESNVIIRAIRDYLRQDIGEVLIDSVEAQDEALTFIRQVMPQYASKIKLYEDSVPLFNRFQIESQIETAFQRVVELPSGGSIVIDPTEALVSIDINSARATKGSDIEETALQTNLEAAEEIARQLRLRDIGGLIVIDFIDMTPAKNQRAVEEKVRECLEADRARVQVGRISRFGLLEMSRQRLRPSLGESSGIVCPRCSGTGIIRDVESLSLAILRLIEEEALKDRTAEVRAQVPIPVAAFLLNEKRNSITKIELRTRARIVILPNDHLETPHFEVQRLRDDSPEAATNQSSYEIAAAAADVEEVQPAAATRTLVRQEAAVKTAPARANAPVPTEVAAPAPAPVAAPEPSLFKGLVKSLVSLFATKEEPAAPVVVEKPATERPARNEERRNGRQQSRNRNGRRDEERKPREERAPREERAPREPREERQPREAREETPAVAREERAPRAPREERAPRAPREDRKPRGEREERVRELREPLDAAPVAAAAAVATTEERPARQPREERAPRPPREERQPRAEQAAATVAEEELTTNEEQLQDDGQDGAEGDRPRRRSRGQRRRSNRRERQRDANGNVIEGSEESEAGENAEEPSTADLAAGLAVTAAVASSVISAPAEAQANEQAERATAATLETAPVEAPVVEATTPVEVTASPEIEVAQAPEAQPAVEAAAEAVVTEAPAEVAEPVVETVTEVVREVREEQTAFNWVAEPAVAETPAPVVEAEVAEAMVSEPVVAAAEPAPVVEAPVVAEVAAPVVEAAQVSALTPSGRAPNDPREVRRRKREEERLQKEAELAAAAAPVAEVVVAEEPAPVVAEVVEAAPAPVAEVAAEPAESVIHEAPRSVQEAVEKHEQAEEKEHEPKPLV, translated from the coding sequence ATGAAAAGAATGCTGATTAACGCAACTCAACCCGAAGAGTTGCGTGTTGCACTGGTAGATGGCCAGCGCCTCTACGACCTGGACATCGAATCCGGTGCACGCGAGCAGAAGAAGGCCAACATTTATAAAGGCCGGATTACTCGCATCGAACCAAGCCTTGAGGCTGCCTTTGTCGATTTCGGCTCCGAGCGCCACGGCTTCCTGCCCCTCAAAGAAATCTCCCGCGAATACTTCAAGAAAGCCCCCGAAGGCCGCGTCAACATCAAGGACGTCCTGAGCGAAGGCCAGGAAGTCATCGTGCAGGTCGAGAAAGAAGAACGTGGCAACAAGGGCGCCGCCCTGACCACCTTCATCAGCCTGGCCGGTCGTTATCTGGTGCTGATGCCGAACAACCCGCGTGCCGGCGGCATCTCCCGTCGCATCGAAGGTGAAGAGCGCAACGAACTGCGTGAAGCTCTGAACGGTCTGGTTGCCCCGGCCGACATGGGTCTGATCGTGCGCACTGCCGGCCTGGGCCGCAGCAGCGAAGAAATGCAGTGGGACCTCGATTACCTGCTGCAACTCTGGACCGCCATCAAAGAAGCCTCGCTGGATCGCGCCGCGCCTTTCCTGATCTACCAGGAAAGCAACGTGATCATCCGCGCCATCCGCGATTACCTGCGCCAGGACATCGGCGAAGTGCTGATCGACAGCGTTGAAGCCCAGGACGAAGCCCTGACCTTCATTCGCCAGGTGATGCCGCAGTACGCCAGCAAGATCAAGCTGTACGAAGACAGCGTTCCGCTGTTCAACCGTTTCCAGATCGAAAGCCAGATCGAAACCGCTTTCCAGCGCGTGGTCGAACTGCCTTCCGGCGGTTCCATCGTTATCGATCCGACCGAAGCCCTGGTGTCCATCGACATCAACTCGGCGCGCGCCACCAAAGGCAGCGACATCGAAGAAACCGCTCTGCAGACCAACCTTGAAGCCGCCGAAGAAATCGCCCGTCAGTTGCGCCTGCGCGACATCGGCGGCCTGATCGTCATCGACTTCATCGACATGACCCCTGCCAAGAACCAGCGCGCCGTGGAAGAAAAAGTCCGCGAATGCCTGGAAGCCGACCGCGCTCGCGTGCAAGTCGGTCGCATCTCGCGCTTCGGCCTGCTGGAAATGTCCCGTCAGCGCCTGCGTCCATCCCTGGGCGAAAGCAGCGGCATCGTTTGCCCGCGTTGCAGCGGCACCGGGATCATCCGCGACGTTGAATCGCTGTCCCTGGCGATCCTGCGCCTGATCGAAGAAGAAGCCCTGAAAGACCGCACCGCCGAAGTTCGCGCACAAGTGCCGATCCCGGTCGCCGCGTTCCTGCTCAACGAAAAACGCAACTCGATCACCAAGATCGAACTGCGCACCCGTGCCCGCATCGTCATTCTGCCGAACGATCACCTCGAAACGCCGCACTTCGAAGTTCAGCGTCTGCGTGATGACAGCCCGGAAGCCGCCACCAACCAGTCCAGCTACGAAATCGCCGCTGCCGCTGCCGATGTGGAAGAAGTCCAGCCAGCCGCCGCGACCCGCACCCTGGTTCGCCAGGAAGCTGCGGTCAAGACTGCACCGGCCCGCGCCAATGCTCCGGTTCCGACCGAAGTTGCCGCTCCGGCCCCTGCTCCGGTTGCCGCGCCAGAGCCAAGCCTGTTCAAAGGCCTGGTGAAGTCGCTGGTCAGCCTGTTCGCCACCAAGGAAGAGCCTGCCGCTCCGGTCGTGGTTGAAAAACCGGCTACCGAGCGTCCGGCCCGCAACGAAGAGCGTCGCAACGGTCGTCAGCAGAGCCGCAACCGTAACGGTCGCCGCGACGAAGAGCGCAAGCCGCGCGAAGAACGTGCACCGCGTGAAGAGCGCGCACCACGTGAACCACGCGAAGAGCGTCAGCCACGCGAAGCCCGCGAAGAAACCCCAGCCGTAGCTCGCGAAGAACGCGCACCACGCGCTCCGCGTGAAGAACGTGCACCGCGTGCTCCGCGCGAAGACCGCAAGCCACGTGGCGAGCGCGAAGAGCGCGTACGTGAACTGCGTGAGCCACTGGATGCCGCTCCGGTCGCCGCCGCTGCCGCTGTTGCCACCACTGAAGAACGTCCGGCCCGCCAGCCACGTGAAGAACGCGCTCCACGCCCACCGCGTGAAGAACGTCAACCACGTGCCGAGCAAGCCGCTGCCACCGTTGCCGAAGAAGAGCTGACAACCAACGAAGAGCAACTGCAGGACGATGGTCAGGACGGCGCCGAAGGCGATCGCCCACGCCGCCGCTCCCGTGGCCAGCGCCGTCGCAGCAATCGTCGTGAGCGTCAGCGTGACGCCAACGGCAACGTGATCGAAGGTTCGGAGGAGTCCGAAGCCGGCGAAAACGCTGAAGAGCCAAGCACTGCCGATCTGGCCGCCGGCCTGGCTGTTACCGCAGCCGTTGCCAGCTCCGTGATCAGCGCTCCGGCTGAAGCACAAGCCAACGAGCAAGCCGAACGCGCCACTGCCGCCACCCTGGAAACTGCTCCGGTTGAAGCGCCAGTCGTTGAAGCGACCACGCCGGTAGAAGTGACCGCCTCGCCGGAAATCGAAGTTGCCCAAGCGCCAGAAGCTCAGCCAGCGGTTGAAGCGGCTGCTGAAGCTGTTGTTACCGAAGCGCCTGCCGAGGTTGCAGAACCGGTTGTTGAAACCGTGACTGAAGTTGTTCGTGAAGTTCGCGAAGAACAAACCGCGTTCAACTGGGTTGCCGAACCAGCCGTTGCTGAAACTCCAGCGCCAGTCGTTGAAGCGGAAGTCGCTGAAGCAATGGTTTCCGAGCCGGTTGTTGCCGCTGCCGAGCCTGCTCCAGTGGTTGAAGCACCGGTTGTCGCCGAAGTGGCGGCTCCAGTGGTCGAAGCCGCTCAGGTTAGCGCACTGACGCCAAGTGGCCGCGCGCCGAACGACCCACGTGAAGTGCGTCGTCGCAAGCGTGAAGAAGAGCGCCTGCAGAAGGAAGCCGAACTGGCTGCCGCTGCTGCTCCGGTTGCTGAAGTCGTTGTCGCTGAAGAACCAGCACCGGTTGTTGCTGAAGTCGTCGAGGCAGCACCTGCCCCGGTTGCCGAAGTTGCTGCCGAGCCAGCTGAATCGGTGATCCACGAAGCGCCACGCTCCGTGCAGGAAGCGGTAGAGAAACACGAACAAGCCGAAGAAAAAGAGCACGAGCCTAAACCACTCGTCTGA
- the rluC gene encoding 23S rRNA pseudouridine(955/2504/2580) synthase RluC codes for MTTTAPSTPGVQLLEVSPEYAGQRIDNFLLARLKGVPKTLIYRILRKGEVRVNKGRIKPEYKLQAGDIVRVPPVRVPERDEPVPLAQGLLQRLEASIVFEDKALIVINKPCGIAVHGGSGLNYGVIEAFRQLRPDCKELELVHRLDRDTSGLLMIAKKRSMLRHLHTALRGDGVDKRYMALVRGNWASSIKQVRASLGKSNLRSGERMVEVDEEEGKESVTVFKVLRRFGDFATLIEAKPITGRTHQIRVHTLHAGHCIAGDTKYGDDDFSKEIRDLGGKRLFLHAYMLTVPLPDGGELKLQAPVDEMWAKTVERLSAPI; via the coding sequence ATGACGACTACTGCCCCTTCGACCCCAGGCGTACAACTGCTTGAGGTCTCGCCGGAATATGCCGGCCAACGTATTGACAATTTCCTTCTCGCTCGGCTCAAAGGCGTGCCCAAGACCTTGATTTATCGCATTTTGCGCAAAGGCGAAGTGCGGGTGAACAAAGGCCGGATCAAGCCCGAATACAAGCTGCAGGCGGGCGATATCGTGCGCGTGCCGCCGGTTCGCGTGCCTGAGCGGGACGAGCCGGTGCCATTGGCCCAAGGCCTGCTGCAGCGCCTGGAAGCCTCGATTGTCTTCGAAGACAAAGCGCTGATCGTGATCAACAAGCCTTGCGGTATCGCGGTTCACGGCGGCAGCGGCTTGAATTACGGCGTCATCGAAGCCTTTCGTCAGTTGCGTCCCGATTGCAAGGAGCTGGAGCTGGTTCACCGTCTCGACCGTGACACCTCCGGCCTGCTGATGATCGCCAAGAAGCGCAGCATGCTGCGTCACTTGCACACGGCCTTGCGCGGTGACGGCGTCGATAAGCGTTACATGGCGCTGGTTCGCGGTAACTGGGCGTCCTCGATCAAGCAAGTTCGCGCGTCGCTCGGCAAGAGCAATCTGCGCTCCGGCGAGCGTATGGTCGAGGTCGACGAGGAGGAGGGCAAGGAGTCGGTGACCGTGTTCAAGGTCCTGCGTCGTTTTGGCGACTTTGCCACCTTGATCGAAGCCAAACCGATCACCGGCCGTACTCACCAGATTCGTGTCCACACCTTGCACGCCGGGCACTGCATTGCCGGCGACACCAAATACGGCGATGACGATTTCAGTAAGGAAATCCGCGATCTGGGCGGCAAGCGCTTGTTCCTCCACGCCTACATGCTGACCGTGCCACTGCCCGATGGCGGCGAACTGAAGCTTCAGGCGCCGGTCGATGAGATGTGGGCCAAAACCGTGGAGCGCTTGAGTGCACCCATCTGA
- a CDS encoding HAD-IA family hydrolase: MHPSDYKLLIFDWDGTLADSIGRIVEAMHVASERSGFQLRDDFAVKGIIGLGLPEAIRTLYPEISDAELIAFREHYADHYIASEAVPSPLFEGVVESMEAFRAEGYHLAVATGKARRGLDRVLKAHGWAEYFDITRAADETASKPHPLMLEQILAHCEVRPEQALMVGDSSFDLQMARNAGMDSVAVSYGAQSIEALKLFEPRLSIDRFSELHAWLSQRA, encoded by the coding sequence GTGCACCCATCTGATTACAAGCTGCTGATTTTCGATTGGGATGGCACGCTGGCCGATTCCATTGGTCGGATTGTCGAGGCGATGCATGTGGCATCCGAGCGATCCGGTTTTCAACTGCGCGATGATTTTGCCGTCAAGGGCATCATTGGGCTGGGTTTGCCGGAAGCCATCCGCACGCTATACCCGGAAATCAGCGATGCCGAGCTGATCGCCTTTCGCGAGCACTACGCCGATCACTACATCGCCTCGGAGGCTGTGCCTTCGCCGTTGTTCGAAGGTGTGGTCGAGTCGATGGAGGCGTTTCGTGCCGAGGGTTATCACCTGGCGGTCGCAACGGGCAAGGCTCGGCGCGGGCTGGATCGGGTGCTGAAGGCGCACGGTTGGGCGGAATATTTCGATATCACCCGTGCCGCCGATGAAACCGCCAGCAAACCGCATCCGCTGATGCTTGAGCAGATCCTCGCCCATTGCGAGGTTCGTCCGGAACAAGCGTTGATGGTCGGCGATTCATCCTTCGATTTGCAGATGGCACGCAATGCCGGTATGGATTCGGTCGCGGTCAGCTACGGCGCTCAATCGATCGAGGCGCTGAAACTGTTTGAGCCGCGGCTTTCCATTGATCGCTTTTCAGAATTGCATGCCTGGCTGAGTCAGCGGGCTTAA